In one Nicotiana sylvestris chromosome 8, ASM39365v2, whole genome shotgun sequence genomic region, the following are encoded:
- the LOC138875710 gene encoding uncharacterized protein — protein sequence MKRKIDSERREPKKEKNLVLKADSNESSEEDSDMAYLTKKFQKMVRRNGEMLKKGSSSKPKNYDICHKCGKPGHFIKDCPLLKQEFSKNKPEKAAKRNPVPLKDFKRKRYADNVMKHALAA from the coding sequence atgaagagaaagatagacagtgaaagaagagaaccaaagaaagaaaagaacctggtactcaaagctgacAGCAATGAGTCAAGTGAGGAagacagtgacatggcttacttaaccaaaaaatttcagaagatggttagaagaaatggagaaatgctaAAAAAGGGCAGCTCCAGCAAACCAAAAAACTATGATATctgtcataagtgtggaaagcctggacacttcatcaaagattgtcctctcttgaagcaagaattctccaagaacaAACCTGAAAAGGCAGCtaagaggaacccggttcctttaaaggacttcaaaagaaagagatatgctgacaatgTGATGAAACATGCTCTTGCAGCATGA